The following are encoded in a window of Balaenoptera ricei isolate mBalRic1 chromosome 1, mBalRic1.hap2, whole genome shotgun sequence genomic DNA:
- the TXLNA gene encoding alpha-taxilin, producing the protein MKNQDKKNGSAKQSGNTSNPKNTPGQPEAGPEGAQGRPSQSAPATEAEGSTIQAPGKAEGAQAKTAQSGALRDVSEELSRQLEDILSTYCVDNNQGGPGEDGAQGEPAEPEDAEKSRTYASRNGEPEPETPVVNGEKETSKGELGTDESRASDEVVDRDHRRPQEKKKAKGLGKEITLLMQTLNTLSTPEEKLAALCKKYAELLEEHRNSQKQMKLLQKKQSQLVQEKDHLRGEHSKAVLARSKLESLCRELQRHNRSLKEEGVQRAREEEEKRKEVTSHFQVTLNDIQLQMEQHNERNSKLRQENVELAERLKKLIEQYELREEHIDKVFKHKDLQQQLVDAKLQQAQEMLKEAEERHQREKDFLLKEAVESQRMCELMKQQETHLKQQLALYTEKFEEFQNTLSKSSEVFTTFKQEMEKMTKKIKKLEKETTMYRSRWESSNKALLEMAEEKTLRDKELEGLQVKIQRLEKLCRALQSERNDLNKRVQDLSAGGQAPLTDSGPERRPEAANTSKEQGGEGPRVQAPSSPRVTEAPCCPGAPSMEASGQTGPQEPASITA; encoded by the exons ATGAAGAACCAAGACAAAAAGAATGGGTCTGCCAAGCAATCAGGCAACACTTCCAACCCAAAAAACACCCCGGGGCAACCGGAAGCTGGACCCGAGGGAGCCCAGGGGCGGCCCAGCCAGTCGGCTCCTGCAACAGAAGCTGAAGGTTCCACCATCCAGGCTCCAGGGAAGGCTGAGG GAGCACAAGCCAAAACTGCTCAGTCTGGGGCCCTCCGGGATGTCTCTGAGGAGCTGAGCCGCCAGTTGGAAGACATCCTCAGTACATACTGTGTTGACAACAATCAGGGGGGCCCAGGCGAGGATGGGGCACAGGGTGAGCCTGCTGAACCCGAAGATGCAGAGAAGTCCCGGACCTACGCCTCGAGGAATGGGGAGCCCGAGCCAGAGACCCCAGTAGTCAATGGTGAGAAAGAGACTTCCAAGGGGGAGCTGGGCACAGACGAGAGCCGGGCAAGTGACGAGGTCGTAGACCGAGACCACCGAAGGCCACAGGAGAAGAAGAAAGCCAAGGGTCTGG GAAAGGAGATCACGTTACTGATGCAGACGTTGAACACACTGAGTACCCCAGAGGAGAAGCTCGCGGCTCTGTGCAAGAAGTATGCTGAGCTG ctGGAGGAGCACCGGAACTCCCAGAAGCAGATGAAGCTCCTGCAGAAGAAGCAGAGCCAGCTGGTGCAGGAGAAGGACCACCTGCGTGGCGAGCACAGCAAGGCTGTCCTGGCCCGCAGCAAGCTCGAGAGCCTGTGCCGAGAGCTGCAGCGCCACAACCGCTCCCTCAAG GAAGAAGGCGTGCAGCGGgcccgggaggaggaggagaaacgcAAGGAGGTGACCTCGCACTTCCAGGTGACTCTGAATGACATCCAGCTGCAGATGGAACAGCACAATGAGCGCAATTCCAAGCTGCGCCAGGAGAATGTGGAGCTGGCTGAGAGGCTCAAGAAGCTGATTGAGCAGTACGAGCTACGGGAGGAG CACATTGACAAAGTCTTCAAACACAAGGACCTACAGCAGCAGCTGGTGGACGCCAAGCTCCAGCAGGCCCAGGAGATGCtgaaggaggcagaggagaggcACCAGCGGGAGAAGGATTTT CTCCTCAAAGAGGCTGTGGAGTCCCAGAGGATGTGCGAGCTGATGAAGCAGCAGGAGACCCACCTGAAACAGCAG CTTGCCCTGTACACGGAGAAGTTTGAAGAGTTCCAGAACACTCTTTCCAAAAGCAGTGAGGTGTTCACCACATTCAAACAGGAGATGGAAAAG ATGACTAAGAAGAtcaagaagctggaaaaagaaaccacCATGTACCGGTCCCGGTGGGAGAGCAGCAACAAGGCCTTGCTTGAGATGGCCGAGGAG AAAACACTCCGGGACAAAGAGCTGGAGGGCCTGCAGGTGAAAATACAGCGGCTGGAGAAGCTGTGTCGGGCACTGCAGTCAGAGCGCAATGACCTGAACAAGAGGGTGCAGGACCTAAGTGCTGGAGGCCAGGCTCCCCTCACTGACAGCGGCCCTGAGCGAAGGCCAGAGGCTGCCAATACCTCCAAGGAACAGGGTGGCGAGGGGCCCAGGGTCCAAGCACCTAGCTCCCCAAGGGTCACAGAAGCTCCTTGCTGCCCCGGAGCACCGAGCATGGAAGCATCAGGCCAAACGGGGCCCCAGGAACCCGCCTCCATCACTGCCTAG